A region from the Kineothrix sp. IPX-CK genome encodes:
- a CDS encoding AraC family transcriptional regulator, giving the protein MDHYSKVRDTLEFIEKNLDHKINLDDLSQKTYLSKYHYHRVFHKITGESVARYITKRRMAKAGEELSETDEPIIDIALKYQYSSQESFSRAFMRIYGVAPGKYRKIYGNSKSNNVINLSCFNQITTMAA; this is encoded by the coding sequence ATGGACCATTATTCTAAAGTGCGTGATACGCTTGAATTCATTGAGAAAAATCTGGATCACAAGATTAATCTTGACGATCTTTCGCAAAAAACCTATCTTTCCAAATATCATTACCACAGGGTTTTTCACAAGATAACAGGAGAATCCGTCGCCAGATATATAACAAAGAGGCGGATGGCAAAGGCCGGAGAAGAGCTTTCTGAGACCGATGAGCCTATAATTGATATTGCCCTAAAATATCAGTATTCTTCCCAGGAATCCTTTTCAAGGGCTTTTATGCGGATTTATGGCGTTGCTCCGGGAAAATATCGGAAGATATACGGCAACAGTAAATCCAATAATGTGATCAATCTTAGCTGCTTCAATCAAATCACAACTATGGCTGCATAG
- a CDS encoding AraC family transcriptional regulator — MTGACRNVATKREEKSSNVVEEAKEYIAGHYNKDVSLDDISRRVNISPYYFSKIFKEETGQNFIEYLTNVRIDKAKELLKDTNYTMKEICVMVGYQDPNYFSRSFKKNVGVTPTEYKEGI, encoded by the coding sequence ATGACAGGAGCCTGCCGCAATGTGGCGACTAAAAGAGAGGAAAAGTCCAGCAATGTGGTGGAAGAGGCAAAAGAATATATTGCCGGGCACTATAATAAAGATGTATCGCTGGATGATATCTCCAGAAGGGTAAATATAAGTCCTTATTACTTCAGTAAGATTTTCAAAGAAGAGACGGGACAGAATTTTATCGAATATTTAACGAATGTGAGAATAGATAAGGCAAAAGAGCTTTTAAAAGACACGAATTATACAATGAAAGAAATATGTGTCATGGTAGGTTATCAGGATCCTAATTATTTCAGCCGTTCATTCAAAAAGAATGTCGGTGTGACCCCTACGGAGTACAAGGAGGGAATTTAA
- a CDS encoding response regulator, whose product MYKIMLADDEGIVIDSLKFVIEKEFGDECIVEYAKTGRNVIELAEHLRPDIAIMDIHMPGISGIEAMKEIRKTNSNVIFIIMSAYDKFDYAKEAINLGVMEYLTKPMNREKITQVLKKAMVQIDNERAKRSNDLMVKEKLETVVPIIENGLIYNILLQEYFKEDVENYKSLLGINEEYGYMIGVVCGEEQRGNYMTNAVGAGMRLQSHYREVRELIKEYFPGIVGGIMANKIPVLVPYGSSKMDYNERIELIEKARQLVRKMRKRIDVSFRIGIGSVKSLNDQQESYNESLNALINTTGSVAHAEDLPLGCEYEDNYPIDLEKELFDSILKGDINATLIYSGRYFDWMGETYPASVMDIRLKTLEFVLWAEHLAYENGGMTYQFCARTDYLPVVMELQGIE is encoded by the coding sequence ATGTATAAGATAATGCTTGCGGATGATGAGGGTATCGTAATCGATTCTTTGAAATTCGTTATCGAAAAAGAGTTTGGCGATGAGTGCATAGTGGAGTATGCCAAAACCGGGCGAAACGTCATAGAACTGGCAGAGCATCTGCGTCCGGATATTGCCATTATGGATATTCACATGCCTGGTATCAGCGGCATAGAAGCCATGAAAGAAATAAGAAAAACGAATTCTAACGTTATTTTTATTATAATGTCCGCGTACGATAAGTTTGACTATGCGAAAGAGGCAATTAATTTAGGAGTAATGGAATACCTTACAAAGCCCATGAATAGAGAGAAGATAACGCAGGTCTTGAAAAAGGCCATGGTGCAGATCGATAATGAACGGGCTAAAAGGAGCAATGATTTAATGGTTAAGGAAAAGCTGGAGACAGTGGTTCCTATCATTGAAAACGGACTAATATATAATATACTGCTTCAGGAATATTTCAAGGAAGATGTGGAAAATTATAAGAGTCTTCTGGGAATAAATGAAGAGTATGGATACATGATAGGAGTAGTGTGCGGGGAAGAGCAGAGGGGAAATTATATGACCAATGCAGTGGGAGCCGGAATGCGCCTTCAAAGTCATTACAGAGAGGTAAGGGAGCTTATTAAGGAGTACTTTCCGGGAATCGTCGGAGGAATCATGGCGAATAAGATACCGGTGCTCGTTCCGTATGGTTCTTCTAAAATGGATTATAATGAGAGAATTGAGCTGATCGAAAAGGCGAGGCAGCTGGTACGAAAGATGCGGAAAAGAATAGATGTCAGCTTTCGTATCGGTATCGGCTCGGTAAAAAGTCTTAATGATCAGCAGGAATCTTATAATGAGTCTTTGAATGCGCTGATCAATACAACGGGAAGCGTTGCTCATGCAGAGGATCTTCCGCTTGGATGTGAATATGAGGATAATTATCCTATCGATTTGGAAAAGGAGTTGTTCGACTCGATTTTAAAGGGAGATATTAACGCTACTCTTATCTATTCGGGCAGGTATTTCGATTGGATGGGAGAAACCTATCCGGCCAGTGTTATGGATATTCGTCTGAAAACTTTGGAATTTGTCTTATGGGCAGAACATCTGGCATACGAAAACGGAGGAATGACATACCAGTTCTGCGCAAGAACGGATTACTTGCCAGTTGTTATGGAACTGCAGGGAATAGAATAG
- a CDS encoding DUF1905 domain-containing protein, protein MRYFFNGKIEKLEDIYCIRIPFNIWEVCQQRGFIHADITLNNKVIECELLPEEKGNYKIYLNEEDVSHVDITKVHKILLHISNSLIEIGKESPYTLEHPIRTIDSMNILIQPDDGLCGQTCVAMLAGVTIAEVISDMGFREWQATIGRVIPALNYYGLGHTGTIIYPGGGEEVIFPKCCIIIERMGRFGHYLVHYDGKFYDPSLGIMEYYDTSKLLGYLEVISC, encoded by the coding sequence ATGAGGTATTTCTTTAACGGCAAGATTGAAAAGCTGGAGGATATTTATTGTATCCGCATTCCTTTTAACATTTGGGAGGTGTGTCAGCAGAGAGGTTTCATTCATGCGGACATTACCTTAAACAACAAAGTGATAGAATGCGAACTTCTTCCCGAAGAAAAAGGTAATTACAAAATTTATCTGAATGAGGAAGATGTATCTCATGTTGATATTACCAAAGTTCACAAAATATTACTGCATATAAGTAACAGCTTAATTGAAATAGGTAAAGAAAGTCCTTACACTCTGGAACATCCCATTCGTACGATTGACAGTATGAACATTCTCATCCAGCCTGATGACGGCCTCTGCGGACAGACTTGCGTAGCGATGTTAGCAGGTGTTACCATTGCAGAAGTCATCAGCGACATGGGCTTTCGCGAGTGGCAGGCTACCATAGGCAGAGTTATTCCCGCCCTTAACTATTATGGGCTCGGCCACACCGGCACAATTATTTATCCGGGCGGCGGAGAAGAAGTTATCTTCCCCAAATGCTGTATCATCATCGAACGCATGGGAAGATTCGGTCACTATCTCGTACATTACGATGGTAAATTCTATGATCCCAGCTTAGGCATTATGGAATATTATGATACGAGCAAATTGCTCGGCTATCTGGAGGTAATCTCCTGCTAG
- the chvE gene encoding multiple monosaccharide ABC transporter substrate-binding protein, giving the protein MKKKVISALLSVAMAATLLVGCGSSNTTATTEAPAETTTEAPAEEAAPAEEAAEAPAETDAAGGLIGVAMPTKDLQRWNQDGSNMEAQLKEAGYEVDLQYASNDITTQVSQIENMISNGCQLLVIASIDGDSLGTVLAQAKDAGIPVIAYDRLIMNSDAVTYYATFDNYMVGTKQGEYIRDTLDLDNAAGPFNIEIFTGDPGDNNARFFYGGAMDVLQPYIDEGKLVVKSGSVAFEKVATANWSTETAQSRMDAIIASYYADGTKLDAVLCSNDSTALGATNSLAAAYTGEWPIITGQDCDIANVKNMIDGKQSMSIFKDTRTLATQVVQMVDAVMKGGEAPVNDTESYDNGTGIIPSYLCEPVFADIDNYKELLIDSGYYKESDLQ; this is encoded by the coding sequence ATGAAGAAAAAAGTAATAAGTGCATTGCTCAGCGTAGCAATGGCAGCGACACTGCTTGTTGGATGCGGAAGCTCCAATACGACAGCGACCACAGAGGCTCCGGCAGAAACGACAACTGAGGCTCCTGCAGAAGAAGCAGCTCCTGCAGAAGAAGCAGCGGAAGCTCCGGCAGAAACAGATGCTGCCGGCGGATTAATAGGCGTAGCAATGCCGACAAAAGATTTACAGCGTTGGAATCAGGACGGTTCTAATATGGAAGCACAGTTGAAGGAAGCCGGATACGAGGTTGACCTTCAGTATGCAAGCAATGATATTACTACGCAGGTATCTCAGATTGAGAATATGATTTCCAACGGATGCCAGCTCTTAGTAATTGCTTCTATCGATGGTGACTCTTTAGGAACTGTTCTCGCTCAGGCAAAGGACGCAGGAATCCCGGTAATTGCATATGATCGTTTGATCATGAATTCGGATGCTGTTACTTATTATGCTACATTTGATAACTACATGGTAGGTACAAAGCAGGGCGAATACATCAGAGACACGCTTGATCTCGATAATGCGGCAGGACCTTTCAATATTGAAATCTTTACGGGTGACCCCGGTGACAACAATGCAAGATTCTTCTATGGCGGTGCAATGGATGTTCTTCAGCCGTACATCGATGAAGGCAAACTGGTTGTAAAATCCGGTTCTGTAGCTTTTGAAAAAGTTGCGACAGCTAACTGGTCAACAGAAACAGCACAGTCCAGAATGGACGCTATCATCGCTTCTTACTATGCGGATGGAACAAAATTAGATGCAGTTCTTTGCTCTAATGACTCCACAGCACTTGGCGCCACTAACTCTCTGGCAGCAGCTTATACCGGAGAATGGCCGATTATTACGGGTCAGGACTGCGATATCGCAAACGTTAAAAACATGATCGACGGCAAGCAGTCTATGTCAATCTTCAAAGATACCCGTACATTAGCAACACAGGTAGTTCAGATGGTTGACGCTGTTATGAAAGGCGGCGAGGCACCGGTAAACGATACGGAAAGCTATGACAACGGTACAGGTATCATTCCTTCTTACCTTTGCGAGCCCGTATTTGCAGACATCGATAATTACAAAGAATTGTTGATTGATTCCGGTTACTACAAAGAGTCTGATTTACAGTAA
- a CDS encoding sugar ABC transporter substrate-binding protein: protein MKKGRRLTVIFCLLSALLAGCGNTQAENTGKVETGQDKIQIGMCFDSFVIERWQRDRDVFVSTAKEYGAEVNVQNANGEVEEQIKQIEYFINKQMDVIVIISIDGSRLKDVVQKAKVQGIKIICYDRIIKDADADLYISFDNEAVGTMMAEALVDSGLKTDEVIMLQGPVTDNNVELVRNGFMKVMNQYNIDVIGGINADGWKPEIAGNYIYENSSMVNKAGGIMCGNDSLATSVVHALAEKRLAGKIAVVGQDAELEACQRIVEGTQVMTVYKPVEKLAQAAAEYAIILANGGDLGSDVKKINDGTYDIPYVVLEPISVNIDNINEVIINSGFHLKEDVYLNVPDKMPN from the coding sequence ATGAAAAAAGGAAGGCGTCTGACAGTCATATTTTGTCTCTTATCTGCATTATTGGCAGGCTGTGGAAACACGCAGGCAGAGAATACCGGAAAAGTGGAAACAGGACAAGATAAAATCCAGATAGGAATGTGCTTCGATTCGTTTGTTATAGAGCGCTGGCAGAGGGACAGGGATGTGTTCGTATCTACGGCAAAAGAATACGGTGCTGAAGTAAATGTGCAGAATGCAAATGGTGAAGTTGAGGAACAGATAAAACAAATTGAGTATTTTATTAATAAGCAAATGGATGTTATTGTTATCATCAGCATAGACGGAAGCCGTTTGAAGGATGTCGTTCAAAAGGCAAAAGTGCAAGGGATTAAGATCATATGTTATGATAGAATTATTAAAGATGCGGATGCGGATTTGTATATATCCTTTGATAATGAGGCGGTAGGAACAATGATGGCGGAGGCTCTTGTCGACAGTGGATTAAAAACCGATGAGGTAATAATGCTGCAGGGACCTGTTACGGATAATAATGTGGAGCTTGTAAGAAATGGCTTCATGAAAGTTATGAACCAATATAATATCGATGTAATAGGCGGCATCAATGCGGACGGCTGGAAACCGGAGATTGCCGGAAATTACATATATGAAAACTCGTCGATGGTAAACAAGGCGGGGGGGATTATGTGCGGAAATGACAGTCTGGCTACTTCGGTGGTACATGCCCTTGCGGAAAAGCGTCTGGCAGGAAAAATTGCTGTGGTAGGGCAGGATGCCGAGCTGGAAGCATGTCAGCGGATCGTGGAAGGAACTCAGGTGATGACAGTATACAAGCCGGTGGAAAAGTTGGCGCAGGCAGCGGCTGAATATGCAATCATTCTTGCAAATGGAGGAGATTTGGGAAGTGATGTTAAAAAAATAAATGACGGTACTTATGATATCCCTTATGTTGTTTTGGAGCCGATTAGCGTAAATATTGATAATATAAATGAGGTCATTATTAACAGCGGATTTCATTTAAAGGAAGATGTTTACCTTAATGTGCCGGATAAAATGCCGAATTAG
- a CDS encoding sensor histidine kinase, with amino-acid sequence MSEKLLNKNRKSIRDMSLQTKIALTLVTSSVIIFVVNLFMYLNINSMVNKLDVVYQGNVKLNELNDALTNVQTSMTTYLNTKSSDSMEDYYRSEQNYQSMMLELNDIISNDQLLLMERNIRYMSDNYLELTNQTVEAKRGRNVEKYKVRYENASELYEYISTYIYSLNNEQFKNNSLTYEALSISFKSLELVSNGILICVVICNIVLTIVLTRTITNPLKALSVAASEVAKGNFDLDLLEVQSRDEIGVVTKAFNKMIVNIRAYIARIKTSMEKERAMKEKELMMETHLKDAQLKYLQAQINPHFLFNTLNAGAQLAMMERADRTYEYVQNMAEFFRYNMKNNEIVTLGDEISLIDSYIYILNVRFSGEIHFEKNVDERFNNIQVPSMILQPIVENSVNYGIRDIGWEGKIILSVYEIEDNVCISVRDNGIGIKKEKIEKILNGNLKSEDISGNSNGIGLDNVISRLKLFLESEDVLEIVSEGENKGTEVRIYLPVQEKRYEDV; translated from the coding sequence ATGAGTGAGAAACTTTTGAACAAAAACAGAAAAAGTATCCGTGACATGTCTTTACAGACTAAGATCGCATTGACTCTGGTAACCAGCAGCGTTATTATTTTTGTCGTCAATTTATTTATGTATCTCAATATTAACAGCATGGTTAATAAATTGGACGTGGTATATCAGGGAAATGTCAAGCTGAATGAACTAAATGATGCGTTAACGAATGTGCAGACGAGTATGACTACTTATCTGAATACAAAGTCGTCGGATTCCATGGAGGACTATTATAGAAGTGAACAGAACTATCAATCTATGATGTTAGAGCTGAATGATATTATCAGTAACGATCAGCTGCTTCTTATGGAGAGAAACATACGTTATATGTCCGACAACTATTTGGAGCTGACCAATCAGACGGTAGAGGCGAAGCGCGGGCGGAATGTTGAAAAATATAAAGTTCGCTATGAGAACGCGAGCGAGCTATATGAGTACATAAGTACGTACATATATAGCCTGAATAATGAACAGTTCAAGAATAATTCGCTGACATATGAGGCATTGTCCATTTCTTTTAAGTCCTTGGAGTTAGTCAGCAATGGCATACTGATCTGCGTAGTTATATGTAATATAGTATTAACGATAGTCTTAACAAGGACCATCACAAATCCTCTTAAGGCATTGTCGGTAGCTGCCAGTGAAGTTGCAAAAGGGAATTTTGATTTGGATCTTCTTGAAGTGCAGTCACGTGATGAAATAGGAGTCGTGACCAAGGCATTTAATAAAATGATTGTTAATATACGGGCATATATAGCCAGGATAAAGACGAGCATGGAAAAAGAACGTGCCATGAAAGAAAAAGAATTAATGATGGAAACCCATTTAAAGGACGCACAGTTGAAATACTTGCAAGCCCAGATCAATCCCCATTTCTTGTTTAATACGCTAAATGCGGGCGCACAGCTGGCGATGATGGAGAGAGCGGACAGAACCTATGAATATGTACAGAATATGGCGGAATTCTTCAGATATAATATGAAGAATAATGAAATCGTAACGCTGGGTGACGAAATAAGCTTAATAGATAGCTATATATACATTCTAAATGTGCGTTTTTCGGGGGAGATCCATTTTGAGAAAAATGTTGATGAAAGATTCAATAATATTCAGGTCCCCAGCATGATCTTGCAGCCTATAGTCGAAAACAGTGTAAATTATGGCATCAGAGATATTGGATGGGAAGGAAAAATCATTCTCTCGGTATATGAAATAGAAGATAACGTATGTATCAGTGTCCGCGATAATGGAATTGGGATAAAGAAAGAGAAAATAGAAAAGATACTGAACGGTAATCTAAAATCTGAAGATATTTCAGGAAATTCAAATGGAATAGGCCTGGATAACGTAATAAGCAGGTTAAAGTTATTCTTAGAAAGCGAAGACGTACTGGAAATAGTAAGCGAAGGTGAGAACAAGGGAACAGAGGTTAGAATATATCTTCCCGTTCAAGAAAAGAGGTATGAAGATGTATAA
- a CDS encoding ATP-dependent Clp protease proteolytic subunit, which produces MSNLVPMVIEQTSRGERSYDIFSRLLNDRIVMLNGMVTNETASLIIAQMLFLESTDCDKDIHFYINSPGGSVTDGFAIMDTMNYIKCNVSTISVGQSGSAASLLLASGTKGKRFALKNSEVLIHQPSISGGLQGQATDIKIHSDWLEKTKEKLNEIYSNLTGQSLEKIKEDMERDFYMTAEQAKEYGLIDEIF; this is translated from the coding sequence ATGAGTAATCTTGTACCTATGGTGATCGAGCAAACATCCCGAGGCGAACGATCTTATGATATTTTTTCGAGGCTGTTAAATGACCGTATTGTCATGCTTAACGGCATGGTGACGAATGAAACTGCCAGCCTGATTATAGCGCAGATGCTCTTTCTGGAATCTACCGACTGTGATAAAGATATCCACTTTTATATCAACAGCCCGGGCGGTTCTGTTACAGACGGGTTCGCTATTATGGATACCATGAACTATATCAAGTGCAATGTCTCCACCATCAGCGTAGGCCAATCGGGAAGCGCGGCTTCGTTGCTTTTGGCATCAGGAACAAAAGGTAAACGCTTTGCACTGAAAAATAGTGAAGTGCTAATTCATCAGCCTTCAATATCCGGCGGGCTGCAAGGGCAGGCCACAGATATTAAAATCCACAGTGACTGGCTGGAAAAAACGAAAGAGAAACTGAATGAGATATATAGTAACCTTACAGGCCAATCACTCGAAAAAATCAAGGAAGATATGGAACGAGATTTTTACATGACGGCTGAGCAGGCAAAAGAATATGGATTAATTGACGAGATTTTTTGA
- a CDS encoding sugar ABC transporter substrate-binding protein, whose protein sequence is MNKNTYSTIDLSARRNAQIGIEMEDNRKVFIISISIILFVILAIIGSLAFFKIQTGKITKVLDYEEREAYEKYYVMIVNDRTSEFWKTVYDGAKEDGQETNVYVEMLGNNLSEEYSREELMKVAINSQVDGIIVEADESAKITELINEAVNQQIPVVTVLGDNTSGERQSFVGVGSYNLGREYGRQVIELCGQNEKNVLILMSGSSDGTSQNVLFSGIQETAMNEMPKGGGAHLEMKMVDNENTFSAEESIRDIFMSSEVLPDIIICLDELSTACVYQAVVDYNKVGSIDIIGYYDAPSILQAIERNVIYSTISIDTSQMGRLCVEALNEFYELGNVSEYFSVDVTVINSDNVVSYIGDGKNDE, encoded by the coding sequence TTGAATAAAAATACGTATTCAACTATTGATTTGAGTGCGCGCCGCAACGCGCAGATAGGTATTGAGATGGAAGATAATAGAAAAGTTTTTATTATTAGTATCAGCATAATATTATTTGTGATTCTGGCTATAATAGGAAGCCTTGCTTTTTTCAAAATACAAACCGGAAAAATAACTAAAGTATTGGATTATGAAGAACGTGAAGCATATGAAAAATATTACGTCATGATTGTTAACGACAGAACCTCGGAATTCTGGAAAACTGTCTATGACGGAGCGAAAGAAGACGGACAGGAAACAAATGTCTATGTAGAGATGCTTGGCAATAATTTGTCGGAGGAATATTCGCGGGAAGAATTAATGAAGGTTGCGATTAATTCTCAAGTAGACGGAATTATCGTTGAGGCAGACGAAAGTGCAAAGATAACGGAACTAATAAATGAGGCTGTCAATCAGCAAATTCCGGTAGTTACAGTATTAGGAGATAATACCAGCGGAGAGCGGCAGAGCTTTGTCGGTGTTGGCAGTTATAACCTCGGGCGCGAATACGGAAGGCAAGTAATAGAGCTATGCGGGCAAAATGAGAAGAACGTCCTTATATTGATGAGCGGAAGTTCTGACGGTACGAGTCAAAATGTGCTTTTTTCAGGTATTCAGGAAACTGCCATGAATGAAATGCCAAAAGGCGGCGGCGCACACCTCGAGATGAAAATGGTGGATAATGAAAATACATTTTCGGCCGAAGAATCTATCCGGGACATTTTTATGAGTTCGGAGGTGCTGCCGGATATCATCATCTGCTTGGATGAACTGAGTACTGCCTGCGTTTATCAGGCGGTAGTCGATTATAATAAAGTAGGAAGCATAGATATTATTGGATATTATGATGCTCCGTCTATCCTGCAGGCAATAGAACGAAACGTAATATATTCAACGATTTCTATAGATACGAGCCAGATGGGGAGGCTTTGTGTAGAAGCTTTGAACGAATTTTATGAGCTTGGTAATGTCAGCGAATATTTTTCAGTAGACGTTACCGTGATCAACTCAGATAATGTTGTAAGTTATATTGGAGATGGCAAGAACGATGAGTGA
- the mmsA gene encoding multiple monosaccharide ABC transporter ATP-binding protein, whose translation MAKILLEMKNITKTFPGVKALDDVNLQVEEGEIHALVGENGAGKSTLMNVLSGIYAYGTYEGDIVYDGEVCKFTKIRDSEEKGIVIIHQELALVPYMTIGENMFLGNERGHKYALNWNETYGRADELLKTVGLKESSRTLIKDIGVGKQQLVEIAKALAKDAKLLILDEPTASLNESDSKALLDLLLKFKKQGMTSIIISHKLNEIAYVADKITVIRDGATIETLDKAVDNISEDRIIKGMVGRDLTNRFPKREEKEIGEIKMEVNDWTVYHPLYSERKVVDNVSINIRKGEVVGIAGLMGAGRTELAMSIFGKSYGSNISGQIKINGKEVNLNSVKDAIDNKLAYVTEDRKGNGLILSNPIKINTTLANLGEVSSYTVINKDKEYAVAVEYKDKLKTKCPSVEQNVGNLSGGNQQKVLLAKWMFANPDVLILDEPTRGIDVGAKYEIYCIINQLVSEGKSVIMISSELPEVLGMCDRIYVMNEGRMVGELAAEEASQELIMSHILKVSNKGA comes from the coding sequence TTGGCAAAAATATTATTGGAAATGAAAAATATCACCAAGACATTTCCCGGAGTAAAAGCGCTGGATGATGTTAACCTGCAGGTAGAAGAAGGAGAAATCCATGCTCTTGTAGGCGAGAACGGTGCCGGAAAGTCTACTTTGATGAATGTACTCAGCGGAATCTATGCTTATGGTACATATGAAGGTGATATTGTTTATGATGGTGAAGTATGCAAATTTACTAAAATTAGAGACAGTGAAGAAAAAGGAATTGTTATTATACATCAAGAGCTGGCTCTGGTTCCTTATATGACAATTGGTGAAAATATGTTTCTGGGAAATGAGAGGGGACATAAATACGCATTAAACTGGAATGAAACGTATGGACGTGCGGATGAGCTTTTGAAAACAGTCGGATTAAAAGAATCATCCAGAACGCTGATTAAAGATATAGGTGTTGGCAAGCAGCAGCTGGTGGAAATTGCCAAAGCTCTTGCCAAAGATGCAAAGCTGCTTATACTGGATGAGCCGACAGCATCCTTAAATGAGTCAGATTCCAAGGCTCTTCTCGACTTATTGCTTAAATTTAAAAAGCAGGGAATGACTTCCATTATTATCTCTCATAAATTAAATGAAATCGCTTATGTTGCGGATAAAATTACGGTTATCAGAGATGGCGCTACAATCGAGACTCTCGATAAAGCGGTGGATAACATTTCGGAAGACCGTATCATAAAAGGAATGGTCGGACGCGATTTGACGAATCGTTTCCCTAAGCGTGAAGAAAAAGAAATCGGTGAAATAAAGATGGAGGTAAATGACTGGACGGTCTACCATCCCCTTTACTCCGAAAGGAAAGTCGTTGACAATGTCAGCATAAATATCAGAAAAGGTGAAGTAGTGGGAATTGCCGGACTTATGGGAGCGGGGAGAACTGAGCTCGCAATGAGTATTTTCGGTAAAAGTTATGGAAGCAACATATCCGGACAAATCAAGATAAACGGAAAAGAGGTAAATCTCAATTCCGTAAAGGATGCGATCGATAATAAATTAGCTTACGTAACAGAAGACAGGAAAGGTAACGGACTTATACTTAGCAATCCCATTAAGATCAATACTACATTGGCCAATTTGGGAGAAGTGAGCAGCTATACGGTTATTAATAAAGATAAGGAATATGCGGTGGCAGTGGAATACAAAGACAAACTGAAAACCAAGTGCCCTTCGGTGGAGCAGAATGTAGGCAACTTAAGCGGCGGCAATCAGCAAAAGGTTCTGCTGGCAAAATGGATGTTTGCTAATCCCGATGTTTTAATACTTGATGAACCTACAAGAGGTATTGATGTCGGAGCTAAATATGAAATTTACTGCATTATCAATCAATTGGTATCAGAGGGAAAGTCAGTTATCATGATTTCATCGGAGCTTCCGGAGGTTCTTGGAATGTGTGACCGTATCTATGTCATGAATGAAGGAAGAATGGTTGGAGAACTTGCGGCTGAAGAAGCTTCACAAGAACTGATTATGTCACACATATTGAAGGTTAGTAATAAAGGAGCGTAA